Within the Thermovirga sp. genome, the region ATGAACAACCTGCCTTCGGTGATTTTGTCGTCAAGGTTTTCTATTTCGGAAGGCGGTTTAATCGGCATCGGCCGGTTCATCCTCGGAAAGGGGATCCCACTCCCTCCCCTCCCCCTCTTCTTGATCAGCCGCGAGAAGAGTGATCTTCTGTTGGGCCTCTTCCAGGTACTTTCTGCAGGAATTGACGATACGGACTCCTCTTTCGATTAGCTCCAGGGAATCCTCGAGTGGAATTTGACCCGAATCCAGTCTTGCCACGATCTCCTGAAGCTCGGCCATGTCTTTCGTGAAGGACATCGCAAGATCACTCCTTTCGGAAGGGATTCTCCCTGAACGGGACAATGATACAATGAAACATCATTCTTGCGCTCCCCGATCCAACCATGGTACAATGTTCGCCGTTTGCGCGACGTGCTGGGACAGGAGGAATGAAAATGGCCAATTTCTGCGATTGTTGCGGAAGAGGCCGGGGAACCGGCAACAAGGTCAGTCACTCAAATCGTCACTCCAGGAGGACCTGGGGGATCAACCTTCAGACCGTAAAGGTCGACCTCGGCGGTGACGAATCGCGGAGGATGAAGATCTGTACCAAGTGCCTCCGCTCGGGAAGGGTCAGAAGGGCTGTCTAGGTACGGCCCTTCTGCTCGCAACCGGCAAATTTCGGAGTCGCCCAATAGACGCCGAGCCAACCCGAGGTAAGACTCACCAGCACGGCATTCCCGGCGATATTGCTTATCGCGAAGGGTTTCCTCAGGAAAAGGTCCCCCTCCCCGATCTGCCATTTTGTACCTGTCATCCTGATTCCATGGCATTTTTCAGAGAGCGCCAGCGTTGAGAACACGCCCCCTCGTTCCAGTCCGGAAAGGCGAAGCGATTCCCCGCCTTTAAGGATGAAGAAGGCTTCCGATTCGTCGGCCATGCAACGCACCTTCATCCCCCATTCCTCTTCCGCCCAGATAAGGGAATAAATGTTGGCGAAGAGGTGATCGAACCGTCCTCCGAAAGATCCCGTCAGTATGGCTGAACATTTCGTGGTTTCGGAAGGGTCTCTCCATGCTCCTCCCGCCTCCTTCAGAGCCAACTGCAGATCGGTAAGATCCTTTTCGGGCGAGAAAAGGAGGGAAGGAATCCCTTTGAACAGGGACCATTGCCTGGCCTCCTTCGAGACGCTGTCGCCGTCGCCGATGAAAAGGGAGGGCGTTATGCCGGCCTCCATGCAACTGTCGAGCCCGCGGTCCACCGCCCATACATCCCTGTCCTTGCAAAGTTCATTCATCCAGGAGGACTCGGACAACCTGCCTCCTGCAACGATCACCATCGAAGGAGGTGCAAAGGGGGGCTCATAAAGGGCCTCGAGTTGGGGAAGAGAAAAGTATCCCATCCGATCCATGCCCCGTCAAAGGTCCTTGATGCAGGCTTCGAGCATCTGCCTGGCTTCTTCCTCGTCGACGAGTATATCCCTCGGTTTCGATCCTTCCTGGGGACCCACTATGCCCACCTGTTCCAGGGTATCGATCAGCCTGGCCGCCCTGGTAAAGCCTACCCTCAACTGGCGCTGCAGCCTGCTGGCTGAGGCTATCCCGCTCTGCAGTATGAGGTCCATGGCGTCCTGGAGGAGCGGGTCGTCAAGATGCGCCTTTCCTCCGTTTGTATCACCCGCGTTTTCCATATCGATGTCGAAAAAGACGGGGTCGCCGAATAGGGTCGAAAGATAATCCATGAAACGCACCATCACGGGTTCGTCCATCCAGGGAGACTGGATCCTGAGCGGTTTTGGAAGCCTGGGAGTGAGGAAGAGCATGTCGCCGCTGCCAAGGAGCCTTTCGGCGCCAGAAATGTCGATGATGGTCCTCGAGTCCGTCTGGGACGGGAGGGTAAAGGCCACCCTCGCGGGAATGTTGGCCTTGATGAGGCCGGTCACAACATTCACGGAGGGCCTCTGGGTGGCGATTATCAGGTGAATACCGGTAGCCCTCGCCATCTGGGCCAGCCTGCAGATGTAATCCTCCACCTCCCGGGGAGACGTGAACATCAGGTCGGCGAGTTCGTCGATGACGATGATGATGTAGGGGAGCCTGTTCAGGGGAAGCGCCCTCGCGTTGAAGGTCCTGATGTTCCGGACCCTGGCCTGGGCAAATAATTCGTACCGCCTCTCCATCTCCCTGATCGTCCAACCCAGCGCGTGCACCGCCTGCCTGGACTCGACGACGGGCGGGGTTATGTTGTGGGGCAGCCGGTCAAAGATCTTCATCTCGACCCTCTTGGGGTCGATCAGCAAGAAACGGAGCTCCTCGGGCTTCTTGCGACAGGCCAGGGCGGCGATGCAGCATGAGACGAAAACGCTCTTCCCGGAGCCGGTCGTCCCGGCAATCAGCAGGTGGGGCATTTTTTCCAGGCCGATGGTCAGATGGCGGCCGTCTACGCCCACCCCGACTGGTATAGCGAGGTCACAGTCGGCCTCCTGGAAGGATGGATGATCCAGGACGGTCCTGATGTTCACCGGTTTCCTGTCGGGGTTCGGGACCTCGATGCCGATAAAAGTCTTACCAGGTATAGGCGCCTCGATCCTCAGGCTGGGAACGGCCAGGGAAACGGCCAGGTCGTTGGCAAGGCTTGAAACCCTGCTGACCTTGATACCCGGCGCGAGCTGGATCCTATACTGGATGACCGTGGGCCCTACCACCGTCTCGGCCAGTTCGGCCGCGATGCCGAATTCGTCCAGGGTTTCAATGATATTCTCGCCCTGTCCGGCGAGAAGCGACTTGTCGAGGTTGAAGGAAAAATCATCGGACGGGCCAAAGATTTCCAGCGGAACCGGAAAAGAAAGGGCCTCTTCCGAAGGCACTTTCGAAAAGGCGCCGACCTGATCCGCGGGTGCCTCGTCCACGATGGTATCGGGGATATCGATCTTTCCGGGGGGTGCAGTGGTGCGGGCCTCCGGCTTTTTTGATCCGGGTCTTGAGCCGGCTCGGCTTGTGCTCCTCGCCGGCTCCTCCGGTGCAGAGCCGGCCTTCGCGGCTTCATTTCGCTGCGGGGGCAGGAGAATATTACGGAAAGTCCGGAAGAGGCCGGAGAGGAAGGAAACAACCTTCATCATGCTTTTCCTGTTGATGATCCCGTAAAGCGTCAAAGCCGTCGCTATACCGCCGAATCCCCCCAGGACGGTACCGAGAGGGCCAACGCGCCTGAGAAGTACTCCGGCCATAAAAGACCCGACCTCGCCGGGTCGTAGAAGCGCCATTGCCGGTTCAATGCCGCTGAGGGCGGAAAGACCGAGCAGAAGAGCGCAGCACAGGTAAAGAACCAATGAGGCCATGGTCTGCCTCAAGGGGAGAGGTACGGGGTATCCGAAAATCCGGGAGGTCAGAAAATAAGCACCGAAGACGAGCAGGACGATAATTCCTCCGCCAAAAAGCTCCAGGGTCCAGAAATGGATAACCTGGCCAAATTCTCCGGTCCTGAAGAGGAAAAGGGTGGCCAGAAGGTACAAATCGACCAGCAGGAAGGTGAAAACGGCCATGGTCATCCATGGCTGCTTCCTGGTCTCCTTTCCATCCAGGCTTTTCGTATCGGCCTTGTCCCGGGCTTTGGGTTTTCTCCTGGTGACTTTCATGTTAGGTTTCGCTGCCTCCCACTACCAATTTCCTGATACGTAACGTCGGCTGGCCATCGGTGACAGGGACCTGCTGCCCCGACTTCCCGCATACTCCCGATTCAAAATGAAGATCATCTCCTACAGCGTCGATATCCCTTAAAACCTCCGGGCCGTTCCCGGTGAGGATCGCGTTCCTGACGGGGTATGACCTTTTCCCCTTCTCGACAAGATATCCCTCGGTGACGTGAAACACGAAATCTCCCGATGTGGGGTTGACCTCGCCGCCTCCCATTTTCATCACCAGGAGTCCTCTCTCTACATCGGAAAGGATCTCCTCGGGGTTTCCGTCACCCTTCATTATAAAGGTATTGGACATCCTTGGGATTGGGGGGTGCCTGAAGGATGATCTTCTTCCGTTCCCCGTGAGCGGGAAATACCCCTGCCTCGAGGAGAGCAAATCCGTGAGGAAGGAGACAAGGACGCCGTTTTTAATAAGAACCGACCTCCTGGAAGGGGTCCCCTCATCGTCAAAGGGGTAACTCCCGTAAAGCCCGAAAAGGGTCGGATCATCGACAAGGGTGACCAGGGGCGATGCCACCTGCCTTTCCAGGGAACCCTTGAAGGAGGAATAGTCCTTGAGCACAATATCCGCTTCAAGGCTGTGACCACAGGCTTCATGAACCATGGTCCCGCCGGCGGTGCCGGCAAGAACGACGGGCATCACCGCTGCCGGGCAGGGTTTGGCCTCCGAGAGAAGCAGCGCTCTTCTGAAGGCTTCTCGGGCCATTTCTTCCAAATCTATGGTTCGGAGGAATTCGCCCTGGGGGAGGCTGAACGCCTTTGCCTCTCTCCCGGAGAAAAGGGAACCCTTGGACTCGACAACGACATTGACCGAGAATCGGGTGGAAAAGGCCGTTCTTCGGCACAAGGGGTTCGCACTCCCGGCGATGGCCACTTCCCTGGCCCCGCTACCCCACGCGAAAGAGACCTGCCGAACCATGGACGACAATTTTCTCGTCCTCCTGTCCAGTTCGCGAATCCTGTCAAAGGGCACCTTTTCACCGATTTCAGGAAGAGGAAGAAGCGGCCTGTCCCCCTTTGGGAGGGGCTTACCTCCGGAAAGACCGGCGCGCCTTTTTCCATCGGCCAGGGAAGAGGCCACCGAAGACAGGTCGGACCCCGATGCGTGGGTGAAGCAGGTTCTGTCCCCCATCACCAATCGAATCCCCGAACCCTCGGTGAGGGTGGAGGTAATCTCCTCGAATTTCCCGTCGTCCATGAGGCAGAGCCTGGCTATACTCCTCTGGATGAAGGCCTCTCCAAAGGAGGTCCCGGGCAGTGAGAGGGCGTCGGCAATATCAAACAGTCTGTCCATTTCTCCGGGGGGCCTCCTTCTGGCTCTCGACGGTTTACCGACGCGATGACTCGAAAGCTTTTCTGGAACGCCTGATCGCCTCGGAGTGCTCGGAAAAGGTCCTGCTGAAAAGGTGCGATCCGTCGGGCATGGCCACGTAGAAAAGGAAGGGTTCTTCCCCGGGTTCCAGGGAAGCCAGCCAGGACCCCTCGGAGGGAGAGCATATCGGAGCCGGGGGAAGGCCGGCGTGAAGGTACGTATTGTAGGGGGAGTCAATTTCGAGATCCCGGTATAGGACCCTTTTCAGCTCCACGCCTCTCAAGGACCAGGCATAGACGATGGTGGCGTCTATCTGGAGTTTCATGCCGGCCGCGGATCGGTTCCTGATCACTCCCGCGATCAGGAACCCTTCCTGTGGATGCTTCGCTTCCCTTTCTACCAGGGAGGCTACAATAGCCTTTTCCAGGAGGAAAGCGGCCTCGGACCCTGTGTCGGGGATCCGTTTTCCAACCTTTTTCATCCAGAGCGCCGAAGCGGCCATGACCAGTTCCTCCACATTGCCTTCGCCGGGGGTCACGTTGTAGGTTTCGGGCAAGAGGAAGGCGATCCTCGACCGTGGTTCTCCAGGCAGGAAGGGCCGAATTTCCGTCGGGAAAAGTTCGTCTTTGCCGAGGGCGCCTTGGAAGGCCTCCCCTAGCCTGGCGACCAGTGTTTCAAAGGTCTCCCCCGGGTAAAGGGTTATTCCGGAAACCTCCGGTTCCGCCAGGGCCATCTGCCTGGCGATCTCCCAGGGCGAACCCCGACGGATACGGTATAGCCCAGGCCTTAACCTTCGGTCGATGCCGACCTTGGCGAACCATCGGGTCAGTTCGCCCGGCCGGTCCGTGAGGCCGGCGGCGGCGAAGACACGGGAAACCGACCCTGCATCCATCCC harbors:
- the xseB gene encoding exodeoxyribonuclease VII small subunit, with product MSFTKDMAELQEIVARLDSGQIPLEDSLELIERGVRIVNSCRKYLEEAQQKITLLAADQEEGEGREWDPLSEDEPADAD
- a CDS encoding 50S ribosomal protein L28; translation: MANFCDCCGRGRGTGNKVSHSNRHSRRTWGINLQTVKVDLGGDESRRMKICTKCLRSGRVRRAV
- a CDS encoding thiamine diphosphokinase, which gives rise to MGYFSLPQLEALYEPPFAPPSMVIVAGGRLSESSWMNELCKDRDVWAVDRGLDSCMEAGITPSLFIGDGDSVSKEARQWSLFKGIPSLLFSPEKDLTDLQLALKEAGGAWRDPSETTKCSAILTGSFGGRFDHLFANIYSLIWAEEEWGMKVRCMADESEAFFILKGGESLRLSGLERGGVFSTLALSEKCHGIRMTGTKWQIGEGDLFLRKPFAISNIAGNAVLVSLTSGWLGVYWATPKFAGCEQKGRT
- a CDS encoding DNA translocase FtsK, with product MKVTRRKPKARDKADTKSLDGKETRKQPWMTMAVFTFLLVDLYLLATLFLFRTGEFGQVIHFWTLELFGGGIIVLLVFGAYFLTSRIFGYPVPLPLRQTMASLVLYLCCALLLGLSALSGIEPAMALLRPGEVGSFMAGVLLRRVGPLGTVLGGFGGIATALTLYGIINRKSMMKVVSFLSGLFRTFRNILLPPQRNEAAKAGSAPEEPARSTSRAGSRPGSKKPEARTTAPPGKIDIPDTIVDEAPADQVGAFSKVPSEEALSFPVPLEIFGPSDDFSFNLDKSLLAGQGENIIETLDEFGIAAELAETVVGPTVIQYRIQLAPGIKVSRVSSLANDLAVSLAVPSLRIEAPIPGKTFIGIEVPNPDRKPVNIRTVLDHPSFQEADCDLAIPVGVGVDGRHLTIGLEKMPHLLIAGTTGSGKSVFVSCCIAALACRKKPEELRFLLIDPKRVEMKIFDRLPHNITPPVVESRQAVHALGWTIREMERRYELFAQARVRNIRTFNARALPLNRLPYIIIVIDELADLMFTSPREVEDYICRLAQMARATGIHLIIATQRPSVNVVTGLIKANIPARVAFTLPSQTDSRTIIDISGAERLLGSGDMLFLTPRLPKPLRIQSPWMDEPVMVRFMDYLSTLFGDPVFFDIDMENAGDTNGGKAHLDDPLLQDAMDLILQSGIASASRLQRQLRVGFTRAARLIDTLEQVGIVGPQEGSKPRDILVDEEEARQMLEACIKDL
- a CDS encoding TldD/PmbA family protein → MDRLFDIADALSLPGTSFGEAFIQRSIARLCLMDDGKFEEITSTLTEGSGIRLVMGDRTCFTHASGSDLSSVASSLADGKRRAGLSGGKPLPKGDRPLLPLPEIGEKVPFDRIRELDRRTRKLSSMVRQVSFAWGSGAREVAIAGSANPLCRRTAFSTRFSVNVVVESKGSLFSGREAKAFSLPQGEFLRTIDLEEMAREAFRRALLLSEAKPCPAAVMPVVLAGTAGGTMVHEACGHSLEADIVLKDYSSFKGSLERQVASPLVTLVDDPTLFGLYGSYPFDDEGTPSRRSVLIKNGVLVSFLTDLLSSRQGYFPLTGNGRRSSFRHPPIPRMSNTFIMKGDGNPEEILSDVERGLLVMKMGGGEVNPTSGDFVFHVTEGYLVEKGKRSYPVRNAILTGNGPEVLRDIDAVGDDLHFESGVCGKSGQQVPVTDGQPTLRIRKLVVGGSET
- the mltG gene encoding endolytic transglycosylase MltG, which gives rise to MRNAGSTSSSLLGKAFHLMLLVVSLTFFVALVQCLPQRLVSDIPMGSGEPLEILIRPGMDAGSVSRVFAAAGLTDRPGELTRWFAKVGIDRRLRPGLYRIRRGSPWEIARQMALAEPEVSGITLYPGETFETLVARLGEAFQGALGKDELFPTEIRPFLPGEPRSRIAFLLPETYNVTPGEGNVEELVMAASALWMKKVGKRIPDTGSEAAFLLEKAIVASLVEREAKHPQEGFLIAGVIRNRSAAGMKLQIDATIVYAWSLRGVELKRVLYRDLEIDSPYNTYLHAGLPPAPICSPSEGSWLASLEPGEEPFLFYVAMPDGSHLFSRTFSEHSEAIRRSRKAFESSRR